The following proteins are co-located in the Amyelois transitella isolate CPQ chromosome W, ilAmyTran1.1, whole genome shotgun sequence genome:
- the LOC132904133 gene encoding uncharacterized protein LOC132904133, which translates to MQSKVTAMIQEQDSKLSKIIDAMSEIKQQNEDIRQAVSFMSEKYDMLLAKTQTLEEENIAYRKRVHELKEKMDGMERSAHSTRIELRNIPKKGQETKDDLIKILAKAEDVLGTPINRSDVKDIFRINTKREGNKPIIADLTSCITKEKIITGVKHHNKQNKENKLNTKGLSLDGPIQPVFISENLPQKSRQLYAAARDFAKKNNFKYCWTSMGRIYFDKMTRQNLYY; encoded by the coding sequence ATGCAAAGTAAAGTCACTGCTATGATACAAGAACAAGACAGTAAATTATCCAAAATAATCGATGCCATGAgcgaaataaaacaacaaaatgaaGATATACGCCAAGCAGTGTCATTTATGTCCGAGAAATACGATATGTTGTTAGCAAAGACTCAAACTCTTGAGGAGGAAAACATTGCATACCGCAAGCGCGTGCATGAACTGAAGGAGAAAATGGATGGAATGGAGCGTTCGGCGCACTCAACGCGAATCGAGCTTCGTAATATACCAAAAAAAGGACAGGAGACAAAAGATGACCTTATAAAGATTTTAGCGAAAGCTGAAGATGTCTTAGGCACACCAATAAATCGGTCTGACGTGAAAGACATATTTAGAATCAATACAAAGAGGGAAGGAAATAAACCCATCATAGCGGATTTGACCAGTTGCATAacgaaagaaaaaattattacaggCGTTAAACAccacaacaaacaaaataaagaaaataaattgaacacTAAAGGCTTATCCCTGGATGGGCCAATACAACCAGTATTTATTTCCGAAAACCTGCCACAAAAATCCAGGCAATTATACGCAGCTGCGAGAGATTTTGCtaagaaaaacaattttaaatactgtTGGACTTCTATGGGAAGAATCTACTTCGACAAGATGACCAGGCAAAACCTTTATTACTGA